One Nitrospinota bacterium genomic window, GCCAGCCCCGGAGGGCATGCGAACCAGACGTAGAAGGTGGCCCGAGGCCGCTCGACCTCGAGGCCCGCTTTACGTAGCCCCTCTACAACCACATCTCTTCGACCCTGGTATGTGCGCCGCATCTCGGCTACACAATCCTGGGAGCCGCTCAAAGCCGCGATGCCCGCCTCCTGGACGGCCTGGAAAATCCCGCTATCGATGTTGGTCTTAATGCGCCCGAGGCCAGCCACGAGCTGAGCGGCGCCGACGGCAAACCCGATCCGCCAGCCCGTCATGTTGTAGGTCTTGGAGAGGGAGTGAAACTCGATAGCTACTTCCTTGGCCCCCTCGACTTCGAGGATCGAGGGTGGGCGGAAGCCATCGTAGGCCATCTCGGTATAGGCGGCATCGTGGGCCAGAGCCACGTTGTGCTCGGCCGCCCAGTCCACTAGCTCCTCGAAGAAGGAGAGCTCACAGCAAGCCGCGGTCGGGTTGTTGGGGTAGTTGAAGAAAAATAGCTTGGCACGCCGGGCAACCTCGGCGGGAATCTCCTCGAGCGCCGGCAGGAAACCACGGTCTTGCCGAAGAGGGACGGGATGAGGCTCCCCGCCGGCGAATAGGACCGAGGTGCGGTAGACGGGGTAGCCGGGCTCGGAGTAGAGGACCAGGTCGCCGGGGTTGACGAAGGCCAACGGCAGGTGGGCTATTCCCTCCTTGGAGCCGATGAGGCTTACCACCTCATCCTCCGGCTCGAGCGCCACATCGAAACGGCCACGGTACCAGTCGGCAACGGCCCGACGAAACTCAATCATCCCTTCGTAGGAGGGGTAGCGGTGGTTGGCCGCCTTCTCGGCCGCCCCCTGGAGGGCCTCGACTATATGAGCCGGGGTGGGCAGGTCAGGGTCGCCCACGCCGAGGTCGATGATATCGGCCCCCTTGGCTCGCTCCTCGTCGCGCATCCGGTCGATCTCGGCGAAGAGGTACGGCGGAAGAGCGCTCAAGCGCTGGGCCTGGGAAATCTCCAGGTCTGCCATGAATCTTCCTCACTCAATACGGTTGATGCCTCGGCTCAGGGCCGGCAGGAGAACACCGTCGGCTACTCTCTGAGGCCCAGGACGTCTTGCATGTCGTAGAGGCCCGGCGGCTGGTCGACCACCCAGCGGGCGGCGCGGGCCGCCCCACGGGCGAAGTTGTCCCGGTTGTGCGCCCGGTGGGTAAGCTCCAGCCGCTCGCCGATGCCACCGAACATCAGGGTGTGGTCACCCGTTATGTCGCCGGCCCGAAGAGTCATAATGGCGATCTCCTCGCCCCGGCGCTCCCCTATGATTCCATGGCGACCGTAAACTCCCACCGACTCAAGGTCCCGGCCAAGGGCCTCGGCCACCAC contains:
- a CDS encoding LL-diaminopimelate aminotransferase; this encodes MSQAQRLSALPPYLFAEIDRMRDEERAKGADIIDLGVGDPDLPTPAHIVEALQGAAEKAANHRYPSYEGMIEFRRAVADWYRGRFDVALEPEDEVVSLIGSKEGIAHLPLAFVNPGDLVLYSEPGYPVYRTSVLFAGGEPHPVPLRQDRGFLPALEEIPAEVARRAKLFFFNYPNNPTAACCELSFFEELVDWAAEHNVALAHDAAYTEMAYDGFRPPSILEVEGAKEVAIEFHSLSKTYNMTGWRIGFAVGAAQLVAGLGRIKTNIDSGIFQAVQEAGIAALSGSQDCVAEMRRTYQGRRDVVVEGLRKAGLEVERPRATFYVWFACPPGLASTDCAAHLLRQTGIVVTPGVGFGAAGEGYCRIALTVGEERLAEATQRIQEVGF